The genomic DNA CACGATTCAGCATTCACGGCTATAAAGAGGAAGGCTCCACTACGACTCCGTTCGATATCAAGGTGCGCAATGGGGTGAGCCGCTATCAATTGGCGATTGACCTCATCCAACAGGTAGCGAAACGCAAGGCCACTTTTGCTAAAAAAGCACCTGCCTTGGTGCGTGAACTCAATGTTAAACTCGAGGCTCATCATCATTATGTAATCGAAAACGGGGATGATCCGCCCGAGGTGAAGGCTATGAAATGGGCGTAAAAATTTGGAGCGGGATACCAGGATCGAACTGGCGCCTTCAGCTTGGGAAGCTGACGTACTACCACTATACTAATCCCGCTTAGCGGAAGGAGGGCACCTACGGTTCCCCCTTCCGGGAACCCCCTCCAAGCTGATGTTCGGCTAGGAAAAGTTTCGCCTAGCTTCGCTTTCACGGCTTCAGGCCCTGCGCGAAGCGCACCCGAATCCGCGAAAGCTTGCCGCGCGCTCAACTTTTCCTGCCTCACCTTATTTTCAATAAAACACTGACCGCAAAGAGGTTAACATATTTATCTTCTTACCTTAAGTGAATTTTTCTGGTATAATAGATCATGAGCATAAAAGAAATTTTATTTCACTAAGAGTTTTTTAAACTGAAACGTTAATGACAGTACCGAACCCGGGAGACCGCGACGACGAACTTATCGAGAAATTAGAGCATATTGATCAATGGCTCAACTCGATTTCGCATGTTTCAGAAAAACCCCTTCCTTCTCCTCAAAAGGCTCCTTTGCAATCGCCGCGACCAACGCAACCACCTACTCAACGGCCCGGACAGCGCTCAACCCCTCAGAATCCCGGGCAACGTCCAACCCAACAAAAACCCGCTCAAGCGCATCCGCAACAACGGCCTTTTCCGCAAAGACCCAATCGCCATCCAGGGAATCGCCCTTTCCCGCAAAAATCAAACCCGGCTCAACGGTCCAATTCTGCGCAACCTAAGCCCGTGGCTCCCTTCAAACAAAAACAACCACCGGCTCAAACCGGTCCTTATTTACAAAAACAATCTAATCATTCAATGAATTTCAGAAAAAACAACAAAAAAAATCGACGTTTTTCAAATCGAAATAATGTCCCTCAGACTTACGGTAAACCGGTACAACCGGCCCCGAGTCAAAAACCTAAATCTTTTACTTTTTCAAAAGACGTTCTTCGCATCATCCCTTTGGGAGGATTTGAAGAAGTTGGGAAAAATATGATGGCCTTTGAATATGAACACGACATCGTGATCATAGACATGGGACTTCAATTCCCGACCGAAGACATGTTGGGAGTAGACTATGTCCTCCCTGACGCCACGTATCTTATTGAAAGAAAACACCTCATTCGAGGCGTTTTTCTCACCCACGGGCATCTCGATCATATCGGCGGGATCCCTTATATTTTGCCTAAACTCGGATTCCCTCCGGTGTATGGCACCCCGCTCACGTTGGGGCTTGTCAAAAAACAACTCACTGAATTTGGTTTTCTCAAACAAACCAAATTGATCGTATTTAAACCCGAAGATCATTTCCGCGCCGGAGCGTTTGATGTTTCTTTTTTCCCGGTCACCCATAGTATTCCGGACTCTGTGGGGATTGTCCTCGACACTCCGTGTGGTCGCGTGGTGCACACCGGCGATTTTAAATTCGATTTCACCCCCTCCGGTCAACCCCCCTCCAACCTCGAAACTCTTTCCAGGGTTGGAGATAAAGGGGTGTCGGTGTTGATTTCGGATAGTACCAACGCGCTTGAGCCCGGATTCACCACCACGGAAAAAGTGATCGCCGAAACCCTTGAAAAAATCATTGAAGAAACCACGGGGCGCCTGATTATTACCTCTTTTTCTTCTTTAATTGGTCGACTGCAAAACATTATTGATTCCGCGTTAAAATTGGATCGAAAAATTTTCCTCACCGGTCGCAGTATTGAAAACAACATCGCGATCGCCAAACAATTGGGTTATATCAAGCTTCCGGACGGCTTAATTCAAGATATCCGAAAATTAAATAAATATGATGATGCGCATACCTTAATTTTAACAACGGGCAGTCAAGGAGAAGATATGTCCGCCTTGGCCCGCATGTCCTCGAATCGCCATATGCAGGTTAAAATCAAGCCCGGGGACACCGTGGTTCTTTCTGCTTCTCCGATTCCCGGAAACGAAACCGCCATCATTAAAGTCATCAACGGTCTTTGTCGTTTGGG from Candidatus Gracilibacteria bacterium includes the following:
- a CDS encoding RNase J family beta-CASP ribonuclease — encoded protein: MTVPNPGDRDDELIEKLEHIDQWLNSISHVSEKPLPSPQKAPLQSPRPTQPPTQRPGQRSTPQNPGQRPTQQKPAQAHPQQRPFPQRPNRHPGNRPFPQKSNPAQRSNSAQPKPVAPFKQKQPPAQTGPYLQKQSNHSMNFRKNNKKNRRFSNRNNVPQTYGKPVQPAPSQKPKSFTFSKDVLRIIPLGGFEEVGKNMMAFEYEHDIVIIDMGLQFPTEDMLGVDYVLPDATYLIERKHLIRGVFLTHGHLDHIGGIPYILPKLGFPPVYGTPLTLGLVKKQLTEFGFLKQTKLIVFKPEDHFRAGAFDVSFFPVTHSIPDSVGIVLDTPCGRVVHTGDFKFDFTPSGQPPSNLETLSRVGDKGVSVLISDSTNALEPGFTTTEKVIAETLEKIIEETTGRLIITSFSSLIGRLQNIIDSALKLDRKIFLTGRSIENNIAIAKQLGYIKLPDGLIQDIRKLNKYDDAHTLILTTGSQGEDMSALARMSSNRHMQVKIKPGDTVVLSASPIPGNETAIIKVINGLCRLGAKIITNKDLGIHTSGHGKQEDLKLMIRLMKPRYLIPEHGDFYMRTAHKELGRQSSIPESNILILDNGVVTELRKTGELVKTKEKVPAGYVMVEGPDRSEVASHILMDRQLMAENGAVVVLFQVQAKTFRLRGKPSVESRGFVFFDLKNKVTDEIKKTGERAFAQFFKANPRKINKDALVVYLAQTIDRALVRMLDKKPLVLPILVEI